The Syngnathus typhle isolate RoL2023-S1 ecotype Sweden linkage group LG3, RoL_Styp_1.0, whole genome shotgun sequence genome window below encodes:
- the LOC133151755 gene encoding uncharacterized protein K02A2.6 produces MKDITVKLHVKPGSKPVFMKARPVPYAIRSKVEADLDALVKNGVLEPVTISEWATPIVPVPKKDGGIRTCGDFKVTINPVLAAEQYPLPLIDDLFAGLSGGQKFSKVDLSQAYLQMHVEKESREMLTINTHKGLFRYCRLPFGITSAPALFQRAMDQILSGLPGVQCYLDDILCTGSTDDEHLRNLDATLQRLKDYGLRVRKDKCDFFKPSVEYLGHVIDAEGLHTAPSKVAAVVDAPPPQNISQLRSFLGLLNYYGRFISNLSSLLQPLHELLRRDKTWTWTASCQEAFEKAKGALTTSKVLTHFNPSLPLQLACDASPYGVGAILSHVLPGGEEKPIAFASRTLNKTESNYAQLEREALSIVFGVRKFHQYLYGRKFTLLTDHRPLTTILGPHTGIPSLAACRLQRWALLLSAHAYDIRYRKSDFHCNADGLSRLPLPVTRPESDTVDLFYFREVERAPVSAVQVKRETRNDPELSAVVDIVVKGRSAGDNASLKPFLGRRLQLSVQSGCLLWGRRVVIPRSLRSKVLQQLHSGHSGIVRMKEIARSYFWWPNMDQQIEELAKSCPSCHRVRNNPPLAPLHPWEFPQGPWHRVHIDFAGPVEDRMFLIAVDAHSKWPEVAIMRSTTAEKTIEKLGELFSRFGSPAQLVSDNGPQFVSQEMAVFLQANGVQHIKSAPYHPATNGLAERFVQTMKHALKTSQGQGTLHQRLHHFLLTYRNSPHATTKTSPASLMLKRDLRTTFDLLKPSAMKDIVQGQQEKQVRCRGQKGKGRVFKPGDSVLARNYRGEPKWIPATVIAQTGPVSYTVQTSDGVWRRHVDQLLQTQLGPAELSLKDFPDSSAHVKTPVPIPSQVQDSITLAPPVPAEDAHETETLTSPFAEAPATSSPLIDRGADPVPPDRRYPIRERRAPARLDL; encoded by the coding sequence ATGAAAGATATAACCGTTAAGTTACATGTCAAACCTGGTAGCAAGCCTGTGTTTATGAAAGCTAGACCAGTACCATACGCCATCCGATCCAAGGTAGAAGCTGACTTGGACGCCCTGGTCAAGAATGGGGTTTTGGAGCCGGTGACCATCAGTGAGTGGGCCACACCCATCGTTCCCGTACCAAAAAAAGATGGGGGAATTCGGACCTGTGGAGATTTCAAGGTAACAATTAACCCGGTGTTAGCAGCAGAGCAATATCCACTTCCCCTAATTGATGACTTGTTTGCTGGACTGAGTGGGGGACAAAAATTCAGTAAGGTAGATCTCAGTCAGGCTTACCTACAAATGCATGTAGAAAAAGAGTCACGTGAAATGTTGACCATTAACACACACAAGGGTCTCTTCAGATACTGCAGACTGCCGTTCGGCATCACGTCAGCCCCGGCACTATTTCAGCGAGCGATGGATCAGATCCTTAGTGGGTTGCCTGGGGTACAGTGCTACCTTGACGATATCCTGTGCACTGGATCTACCGATGACGAGCACCTGCGCAACTTGGATGCTACCCTTCAAAGGCTGAAGGACTACGGCTTAAGAGTCCGTAAGGACAAATGTGACTTCTTCAAGCCATCTGTGGAATATCTGGGGCATGTGATCGATGCAGAAGGACTGCACACTGCACCATCAAAAGTGGCAGCTGTCGTGGACGcgcccccaccccaaaacatCAGCCAGCTACGATCTTTCTTAGGTCTGCTGAACTATTACGGACGCTTCATCTCCAATCTGTCATCACTGCTTCAACCCCTGCACGAACTGTTACGCCGAGACAAAACGTGGACGTGGACAGCCAGCTGTCAGGAGGCTTTTGAAAAGGCTAAAGGAGCGCTGACTACGTCCAAGGTCCTGACGCACTTCAACCCATCACTTCCACTGCAGCTCGCCTGTGACGCCTCTCCTTACGGAGTAGGGGCGATTCTCTCTCATGTCCTGCCGGGTGGTGAGGAAAAGCCAATCGCTTTTGCATCGAGGACATTGAACAAAACAGAGTCTAACTATGCTCAACTGGAACGAGAGGCACTGAGCATTGTTTTTGGAGTTAGGAAATTCCATCAATACTTATATGGGAGGAAGTTTACGCTCCTGACGGACCATCGGCCCCTCACCACCATCCTCGGTCCACACACTGGAATACCGTCTCTTGCTGCATGCCGACTGCAGAGGTGGGCTTTGTTGTTGTCGGCGCATGCATATGACATCAGGTATCGGAAATCAGACTTCCACTGCAATGCGGATGGCTTGTCCCGTTTGCCCTTGCCTGTCACAAGGCCGGAGTCGGACACGGTGGACCTTTTCTACTTCAGGGAGGTGGAGAGAGCACCTGTCTCTGCGGTGCAGGTAAAAAGGGAAACTCGGAATGACCCGGAGTTATCTGCGGTCGTGGACATTGTCGTCAAGGGTCGATCTGCTGGCGATAATGCGAGTCTGAAGCCTTTCCTCGGGAGGAGATTGCAACTGTCTGTCCAGTCTGGGTGTCTACTCTGGGGTAGGAGGGTGGTCATACCACGGTCACTTCGCTCAAAAGTGCTGCAGCAACTGCATTCGGGACACAGCGGAATAGTCCGAATGAAAGAAATAGCGAGAAGCTATTTTTGGTGGCCGaacatggatcaacaaattgaaGAGTTGGCCAAAAGCTGTCCATCATGCCACCGAGTCAGGAACAATCCTCCACTAGCGCCTCTTCACCCCTGGGAATTCCCACAAGGACCATGGCACCGGGTGCACATTGATTTTGCGGGACCAGTGGAGGACAGGATGTTCCTTATTGCTGTGGATGCACACAGCAAATGGCCAGAGGTGGCTATCATGAGATCAACCACTGCAGAAAAGACTATCGAAAAGTTAGGGGAACTGTTTAGTCGGTTTGGATCTCCTGCCCAGCTAGTCTCTGACAATGGACCCCAATTTGTCTCACAAGAAATGGCAGTGTTCCTGCAAGCTAACGGTGTCCAACACATTAAGTCGGCCCCCTACCACcccgcaacaaatgggcttgctGAGAGATTTGTTCAAACCATGAAGCATGccttgaaaacatcacaaggacAAGGAACACTACATCAGAGACTGCACCACTTCCTACTAACCTATCGGAACAGTCCACATGCCACCACCAAGACATCTCCTGCTAGCCTGATGCTAAAGAGAGACCTGCGCACCACGTTTGACCTCTTGAAGCCCTCAGCAATGAAGGACATTGTCCAAGGTCAGCAGGAAAAACAGgttaggtgcagaggacagaaggGCAAAGGAAGAGttttcaagccaggagactctgTGTTGGCAAGGAACTACCGTGGCGAACCAAAGTGGATTCCTGCCACTGTTATTGCGCAAACGGGACCAGTATCTTATACTGTCCAAACGTCTGATGGTGTATGGAGAAGACATGTTGATCAACTCCTGCAGACTCAGTTAGGGCCAGCAGAGCTGTCCCTCAAAGATTTTCCTGATAGCTCTGCCCACGTCAAAACGCCGGTTCCCATACCCTCCCAAGTGCAGGACTCAATCACACTCGCGCCACCAGTCCCAGCTGAGGATGCGCATGAGACAGAGACTCTGACATCTCCCTTTGCAGAAGCTCCTGCAACAAGTTCACCATTGATCGACCGTGGAGCTGATCCTGTGCCCCCAGATAGGAGATATCCTATCAGAGAGCGGCGAGCTCCTGCGCGCTTGGACTTATAG